In Rhodopirellula islandica, the sequence ATCATCACCGTGGCCGCCAATTCAATCGCTTCCCCGCCACCAACCAACGTCCCGACGAACATCACGATCGCCAAACTGGTCAAGTAATTGGCCAAGTTGTTCCCCACCAGCGTCGTGGCCACGAAGATCGCAGGATGATTGATCATCCACACCAGCCCGCGACCCGCGAAGGAACCACTCAGTCCATCCAGCACCAACCGTGTTCGCGAAACACGATACAGCCCGGTCTCGCTTCCACTGAAGAAGGCCGACAGTGCCAACCCGATCAAAAAGATTCCCATTGCCATCATCATGAGGAAGGTCGCTCCGATTCGGGACCCAACCAAGCTTCGATCCAAATCCCGTCTTCGTCCTCCTCCGTGACCACCAATTCAAACTCCGCCAACGGAGCCACATCGCCAGCCCGTGGCACACGTTCGTTGTGACGTTGGATGTGCCCGCCAACCGTCGCGGTGCGTTCCTCCGGCAGATCAATCCCCAACGTTTTCGCGAGCGCTCGCAGGCTCGTCGAACCTGGCATCCGAAAGTGATTGCCACCCAAGCGTTTGATTTGGTCTTCCGCTGCGTCCAACTGATCCGTGCTGGCCAGCACACCTCGCAAGATGTCATCGACGGTGAGCGCTCCGACAACCTCGCCGAATTCATTGACAACGACCGCCACACTGATTCCCTGCTCGTCCAACTGGTCGTAAACCTGCGCTATTTTGGCGGACCACGGGACGTGCAACACCTGCTCCACTGCAGAAGGCAAATCATCGATCTGCTGTGGCCGCAGCAACCGCACTGCGATCGAACCAAGAATCGTTTGCCCCGAAGTGTCCTCTGGATCCGCCACCATCAGATAGCCTCCCGGGGGCGAACCTTCACCCAACAACGAGGTCTCCAAAGGTGGCGAAACAATCATCAGTTTGCTGCGTGGACGCATCATCTCATCGGCTTGAATTTCCGCCATCATCACCAAGGAACGCAGCGCCAAACGTTCCCGCCGAAGCAGCGTTGCGTCATCGGTCCCCAACTCAATCGCGCGTTCGATGTCCGTCAGCTCTATCTCGGGCTCTGGTTCAAAGGATGGCCACAGCAAACGGCCCGCCGCCTCGTTGGCCCATTTCACAAACGGCAAAATCGGCGACACAATGCCCACCGCAATCGTCATCGGCACGCCCACTGACAGGGCAATGCGAGCTGGCGTCATCACCGCAAAACTCTTGGGCAACATCTCACTGAAAAAGATGATCGTGAGCAAACAGACCAACGTGAAAACCCCCGGCCGCGACAGGTCCGCGGAGACGATCGCAACCAAGGTGAAGTACGTCATGTTGATCAGCAGATTCCAAAACAGAATCGCTGCCAGCAATCGATCCGGCTGGGAAAGCAAATGAGTCACCACTCGACCCGAAGCCCCATTCCGCCCAATCCGCTTGCGGTCGCGTTCCTTCAGCGAGAAGAGCGCCGCTTCACTGCCACTGAACAGTCCGCTGGCCACAATGAGAATGAGCATCGCAGCCAAAAAGGGCCACTTCGACACCAGCTCGTTCAATTCGTGGACCCCGGCAACGCCTCGGGGGGATCACCCGTCGTCCGCGTGGTCTCGTTCCCGCGGTCCGGTTCCAAGGAGACATCAAATTCGCTCAGAGCTGGAATCATCATCGCCGCGGTCGTGAACCCATAACCA encodes:
- a CDS encoding CNNM domain-containing protein, which translates into the protein MLILIVASGLFSGSEAALFSLKERDRKRIGRNGASGRVVTHLLSQPDRLLAAILFWNLLINMTYFTLVAIVSADLSRPGVFTLVCLLTIIFFSEMLPKSFAVMTPARIALSVGVPMTIAVGIVSPILPFVKWANEAAGRLLWPSFEPEPEIELTDIERAIELGTDDATLLRRERLALRSLVMMAEIQADEMMRPRSKLMIVSPPLETSLLGEGSPPGGYLMVADPEDTSGQTILGSIAVRLLRPQQIDDLPSAVEQVLHVPWSAKIAQVYDQLDEQGISVAVVVNEFGEVVGALTVDDILRGVLASTDQLDAAEDQIKRLGGNHFRMPGSTSLRALAKTLGIDLPEERTATVGGHIQRHNERVPRAGDVAPLAEFELVVTEEDEDGIWIEAWLGPESERPSS